One Pongo pygmaeus isolate AG05252 chromosome 10, NHGRI_mPonPyg2-v2.0_pri, whole genome shotgun sequence genomic window carries:
- the TAS2R13 gene encoding taste receptor type 2 member 13 yields the protein MESALPSILTLVIIAEFIIGNLSNGFIVLINYIDWVSKRELSSVDKLLIILAISRIGLIWEILVSWFLALHYLAIFVSGTGLRIMIFSWIVSNHFSLWLATILSIFYLLKIASFSSPAFLYLKWRVNKVILMILLGSLVFLFLNLIQINIHIKDWLDRYEGNTTWNFSMSDFVTFSVSVKFTMTMFSLTPFTVALISFSLLIFSLQKHLQKMQLNYKGHREPRTKVHTNALKIVISFLLLYASFFLCILISWISELYQNTAIYMLCETIGLFYPSSHSFLLILGNPKLRQAFLLVAAKVWAKR from the coding sequence ATGGAAAGTGCCCTGCCGAGTATCCTCACTCTTGTAATAATTGCAGAATTCATAATTGGGAATTTGAGCAATGGATTTATAGTACTGATAAACTACATTGACTGGGTCAGTAAAAGAGAGCTGTCCTCAGTTGATAAACTCCTCATTATCTTGGCAATCTCCAGAATTGGGCTGATCTGGGAAATATTAGTAAGTTGGTTTTTAGCTCTGCATTATCTAGCCATATTTGTGTCTGGAACAGGATTAAGAATTATGATTTTTAGCTGGATAGTTTCTAATCACTTCAGTCTCTGGCTTGCTACAATCCTCAGCATCTTTTATTTGCTCAAAATAGCAAGTTTCTCTAGCCCTGCTTTTCTCTATTTGAAGTGGAGAGTAAACAAAGTGATTCTGATGATACTGCTAGGAAGCTTggtcttcttatttttaaatctgatacaaataaacatacatataaaagACTGGCTGGACCGATATGAAGGAAACACAACTTGGAATTTCAGTATGAGTGACTTTGTAACATTTTCAGTGTCGGTCAAATTCACTATGACTATGTTCAGTCTAACACCATTTACTGTGGCCCTCATCTCTTTTTCCCTGTTAATTTTCTCCCTGCAGAAACATCTCCAGAAAATGCAACTCAATTACAAAGGACACAGAGAGCCCAGGACCAAGGTCCATACAAATGCCTTGAAAAttgtgatctcattccttttactCTATGCTAGTTTCTTTCTATGTATTCTCATATCATGGATTTCTGAGCTGTATCAGAACACAGCGATCTACATGCTTTGTGAGACGATTGGACTCTTCTATCCTTCAAGCCACTCCTTTCTTCTGATTCTAGGAAACCCTAAGTTAAGACAGGCCTTTCTTTTGGTGGCAGCTAAGGTATGGGCTAAACGATGA